One window of Mycolicibacterium rufum genomic DNA carries:
- the ctaD gene encoding aa3-type cytochrome oxidase subunit I, with translation MVADAPPVGELEARRPFPARMGPKGNLIYRLITTTDHKLIGMMYCVACFAFFLIGGLMALFIRTELAVPGLQFLSNEQYNQLFTMHGTVMLLFYATPIVFGFANLVLPLQIGAPDVAFPRLNAFSFWLFLFGALIATAGFITPGGAADFGWTAYTPLSSAIYSPGAGADLWILGLIVGGLGTILGAVNMITTVVCMRAPGMTMFRMPIFTWNILVTSILVLLAFPLLTAALFALAADRHLGAHVYDPANGGVLLWQHLFWFFGHPEVYIIALPFFGIVSEIFPVFSRKPIFGYTTLIYATLGIAALSVAVWAHHMYATGAVLLPFFSFMTFLIAVPTGIKFFNWIGTMWKGQLTFETPMLFSIGFIVTFLLGGLSGVLLASPPLDFQVTDSYFVIAHFHYVLFGTIVFATYAGIYFWFPKMTGRLLDERLGKLHFWLTFIGFHTTFLVQHWLGNEGMPRRYADYLPSDGFTTLNVISTIGAFILGLSTLPFLWNVFKSWRYGEVVTVDDPWGYGNSLEWATSCPPPRHNFTELPRIRSERPAFELHYPHMIDRMRREAHVGRSHGPEDGDVTRLDDAQVRT, from the coding sequence ATGGTCGCCGATGCGCCACCGGTCGGGGAACTGGAGGCACGCCGCCCCTTCCCCGCCCGGATGGGCCCGAAGGGCAATCTGATCTACCGATTGATCACGACCACTGATCACAAGTTGATCGGCATGATGTATTGCGTCGCGTGTTTCGCGTTCTTCCTCATCGGCGGGTTGATGGCGCTGTTTATTCGCACCGAATTGGCGGTGCCCGGCCTGCAGTTCCTGTCTAATGAGCAGTACAACCAGTTGTTCACCATGCATGGCACGGTGATGCTGCTGTTCTACGCGACACCCATCGTGTTCGGCTTCGCGAACCTGGTGCTGCCGCTGCAGATCGGCGCCCCTGACGTGGCGTTCCCTCGGTTGAATGCGTTCTCGTTCTGGCTGTTCCTGTTCGGTGCGCTGATCGCAACTGCCGGGTTCATCACCCCCGGTGGCGCCGCGGATTTCGGCTGGACCGCCTACACGCCCTTGTCTAGTGCTATCTATTCGCCAGGCGCCGGCGCCGACCTCTGGATTCTCGGCCTGATCGTCGGCGGGCTGGGGACGATCTTAGGCGCGGTCAACATGATCACCACCGTGGTGTGTATGCGTGCGCCGGGCATGACGATGTTTCGGATGCCGATTTTCACCTGGAACATCTTGGTGACGTCGATTCTGGTGCTGCTGGCGTTCCCGCTGCTGACCGCGGCCCTGTTTGCGTTGGCCGCCGACCGGCACCTCGGCGCGCACGTCTACGACCCTGCCAACGGCGGTGTGCTGCTCTGGCAGCACCTGTTCTGGTTCTTCGGTCACCCCGAGGTGTACATCATCGCGCTGCCCTTCTTCGGCATCGTCAGTGAGATCTTCCCGGTGTTCAGCCGCAAGCCCATCTTCGGGTACACCACGCTGATCTACGCGACGCTCGGTATCGCCGCACTGTCGGTGGCCGTGTGGGCGCACCACATGTACGCGACCGGCGCGGTGCTGCTGCCCTTCTTCTCGTTCATGACATTCCTGATCGCCGTCCCGACGGGCATCAAGTTCTTCAACTGGATAGGCACGATGTGGAAGGGGCAGTTGACGTTCGAGACACCGATGCTGTTCTCCATCGGTTTCATCGTCACGTTCCTTCTCGGTGGTCTGTCTGGTGTGCTGCTGGCCAGCCCGCCGCTGGACTTTCAGGTCACCGACAGCTACTTCGTCATCGCGCACTTCCACTACGTGTTGTTCGGCACGATCGTGTTCGCCACCTACGCGGGCATCTACTTCTGGTTCCCGAAGATGACGGGCCGCCTGCTCGACGAGCGCCTCGGCAAGCTGCACTTCTGGCTGACCTTCATCGGTTTCCACACCACGTTCCTGGTGCAGCACTGGCTGGGCAACGAGGGTATGCCGCGTCGCTACGCGGACTACCTGCCTAGCGACGGGTTCACGACGCTGAACGTGATTTCGACGATCGGTGCGTTCATCCTCGGTCTGTCGACGCTGCCGTTCCTGTGGAACGTGTTCAAGAGCTGGCGGTACGGCGAGGTCGTCACCGTCGACGACCCCTGGGGCTACGGCAACTCCCTGGAGTGGGCCACCAGCTGCCCGCCGCCGCGGCACAACTTCACCGAGCTGCCCCGCATCCGTTCCGAGCGCCCGGCGTTCGAGCTGCACTATCCGCACATGATCGACCGGATGCGCCGCGAGGCACACGTGGGTCGTTCGCACGGACCCGAGGACGGCGACGTTACCCGGCTCGACGACGCTCAAGTGCGCACCTAA